Below is a window of Poseidonibacter antarcticus DNA.
GCTATTTTTGTAATCATAGTGATTATCAAAATTATATTTAATAAGAAAAATTAATCATCTATAATTATTTTCTAAAATTAAGTTTTAATAGTTAAATTTTAATTTATTAAGTTTTTTTATTTAAAAATAATAATTATTTATTGACTCTTTTTAGCTATAGAAATATAGAGTCAATTTAATACTATTTATTTCCAGTTTTTAATAGCTATTTGAGTCTCTCTTAGCATAGTTTTTTTCTTCAAATCTTCTCTTTTATCATGAAGTTTTTTACCCTCTGCTGTTGCTATTTGTACTTTCACTTTATTTTTCTTATTAAAGTACATTTTTAAAGGAACAATAGAAATACCATCTTTTGTAACCTTTGCAAAAAGTTTTGCTATTTCTTTATTATGTAACAGTAACTTTCTTTCTCTTCTCTCATCAGGTCTGTATGTAACATGAGCTGTATTTAAATGAGAAATATGCATATTAAATAAAAAAACTTCACCTTTTATTATACGAATGAAAGAATCTTTTAGATTAGCTCTTCCTTCTCTCATAGCTTTAACTTCACTACCTTCTAATACAATACCAGCTTCCATTGATTCCATAATTGTAAAATCATGAAATGCTTTTTTGTTTTTAAATACTAAGTTTTTTTTAACTTCTTTTTTCTTTGCCATTGTTTACCTTAAAAAATGAACTTCCACTTCCACTAAAATACCAATTGTTTTTTTCATATTCTTGGAGTTTTGGTTCTATAGTTATTGCTGCTTGATATAAATCATTTGCTTCATAGATATTAAACTCTTTTAATATCTCTTTTGAACTTAATTTTATTAAGCGATTTTCTTCTTCTTTCGAAATTTGCTTATAAAATTTTTCTCTAAATACATTAAATATTTTACCCGTGTTACACTGTATTTTTGGTGTTATTGTATCAATATCAAGAATTTCTTCATCAAACTTCTCTACAATTTCTCCTATACCTCTTACATTAGCACTATCATACTCATAAACAAAAAAAGGAACATCAGCACCAATTTTAACAGCAATATCACAAAGTTCATCTTTTGATAGATTTAAGTTACAATATTCGTTTACCATAATTAGAAAAGTTGCTGCGTTTGAGCTTCCACCACCAAGTCCTGCAAACTCTGGAATTTTTTTTTCTACTTTTACACTATATATTTTAAAGAATTCTTCTACATTTTTATGGTGTTTTAGTAAATTGTATGCTTTATATACAGTATTAGACTCTAATTTACATCCAAAATTTCCTATAATATCCATAGCCTTCTTATTTGTTTTAACAAATGACATTTTGTCGAATAAATTATGAACTCGTATAAATCTCGATACGAGTTCATGATAGTTATCTCTTTTATTTGCTATCTTCAAAAAAATATTTACTTTTGCATAAGATTTAAACGTTTTCATAAAGTAACCTTATTTAATAAATAATTCACTTCATTTCCAACAATTTCAATAATACTAAAAAAATCATCAAATAAAATCAAATATTTACCATCATCTTTTGTTTCCAAATAATCAGTTGATATTTTTTTTCCATTAAAAAGCCATTCTT
It encodes the following:
- the smpB gene encoding SsrA-binding protein SmpB; this encodes MAKKKEVKKNLVFKNKKAFHDFTIMESMEAGIVLEGSEVKAMREGRANLKDSFIRIIKGEVFLFNMHISHLNTAHVTYRPDERRERKLLLHNKEIAKLFAKVTKDGISIVPLKMYFNKKNKVKVQIATAEGKKLHDKREDLKKKTMLRETQIAIKNWK
- a CDS encoding 4-(cytidine 5'-diphospho)-2-C-methyl-D-erythritol kinase, whose amino-acid sequence is MKTFKSYAKVNIFLKIANKRDNYHELVSRFIRVHNLFDKMSFVKTNKKAMDIIGNFGCKLESNTVYKAYNLLKHHKNVEEFFKIYSVKVEKKIPEFAGLGGGSSNAATFLIMVNEYCNLNLSKDELCDIAVKIGADVPFFVYEYDSANVRGIGEIVEKFDEEILDIDTITPKIQCNTGKIFNVFREKFYKQISKEEENRLIKLSSKEILKEFNIYEANDLYQAAITIEPKLQEYEKNNWYFSGSGSSFFKVNNGKEKRS